In one window of Drosophila innubila isolate TH190305 chromosome 2L unlocalized genomic scaffold, UK_Dinn_1.0 4_B_2L, whole genome shotgun sequence DNA:
- the LOC117780921 gene encoding protamine-like protein 99C: MAAANTLQPQKSMLKGPCTNNAFAKFIHEYGTRYGFNGQSMLMAGKEWNRMSSSQKMKYQKMKSPFNINRDDVDECGMRQGLSACAKKRSCRPSKPRCAMRKKPRCAPKPRCAPKPRCAPRRKSCPKPRCKPKRKSRCARVKCQKPGPITNNGYLNFLRVYRRKHCGLKPKDLVMKAARAWCRLSECKKDRYRRQACKVTTSCRHKRRRVCTTMP; this comes from the exons ATGGCGGCAGCCAATACTTTACAACCCCAGAAGAGCATGCTTAAAGGACCTTGCACAAACAATGCCTTTGCCAAGTTTATTCATGAATATGGCACACGATATGGCTTTAATGGTCAAAGCATGTTAATGGCCGGAAAAGAGTGGAATCGGATGTCGAGCTCCCAAAAGATGAAATACCAAAAGATGAAGAGTCCCTTTAACATTAACAGGGATGATGTCGATGAATGTGGTATGAGACAGGGTCTCAGTGCCTGTGCCAAAAAGCGCAGTTGCCGGCCATCTAAGCCACGTTGTGCCATGCGCAAGAAGCCAAGATGTGCCCCAAAGCCAAGATGTGCACCTAAGCCAAGATGCGCTCCAAGGCGTAAGTCGTGTCCTAAGCCACGGTGCAAGCCAAAGCGTAAATCTCGCTGCGCTAGAGTCAAATGCCAGAAGCCTGGGCCCATTACAAATAATGGATATCTCAATTTTCTACGCGTCTATCGACGTAAGCATTGCGGCCTGAAACCGAAGGATCTGGTGATGAAGGCAGCTCGGGCTTGGTGCCGTCTTTCTGAGTGCAAGAAGGATCGTTATCGTCGACAG GCATGCAAGGTGACCACTAGTTGCCGTCATAAGAGGCGTCGGGTTTGCACTACTATGCCGTAG
- the LOC117781020 gene encoding LOW QUALITY PROTEIN: uncharacterized protein LOC117781020 (The sequence of the model RefSeq protein was modified relative to this genomic sequence to represent the inferred CDS: inserted 1 base in 1 codon) produces the protein MADVNGGLVTVIVLSYQLFLYIRSIIPFKREAIFLVIHNFFLYHIINRFKHMAQTSINNSGPVNTFYYVPLVYEAPAALQTYEELHVVLTSKSWTFFETXFRHHLALLLPFILALIVPRCKLVYVSSLVIMSNLAMCVCFVYSMWQWLVLSRFSLSLQLMAIFFLGPVVQLLLMFRFAARMLLNLWIVV, from the exons ATGGCAGATGTAAATGGGGGCTTAGTAACTGTAATTGTACTCTCATATCAGCTATTTTTGTACATC CGATCCATCATTCCTTTTAAGAGAGAAGCCATTTTCCTTgtcattcataattttttcctGTACCATATTATAAATCGTTTCAAGCATATGGCTCAAA CATCCATTAACAACTCGGGTCCGGTGAATACCTTTTATTATGTTCCATTGGTATATGAGGCACCTGCTGCGCTTCAGACTTATGAGGAACTTCACGTAGTACTGACGTCCAAAAGCTGGACTTTCTTTGAAA CTTTTAGACATCACTTAGCTCTACTACTGCCCTTCATTCTAGCTCTAATTGTGCCG CGCTGTAAACTGGTCTACGTCAGCAGCCTGGTGATTATGTCTAACCTGGCGATGTGCGTCTGCTTTGTGTACTCGATGTGGCAATGGTTGGTTCTAAGCCGGTTCTCGCTAAGTTTGCAACTGATGGCAATCTTCTTTCTGGGTCCTGTGGtgcagttgctgctgatgtttcGATTCGCGGCACGCATGTTG CTCAACCTTTGGATTGTAGTTTGA